In Vibrio diazotrophicus, the following proteins share a genomic window:
- a CDS encoding DNA polymerase III subunit chi: MSTATFYIVKEDSPQSSAQGFNDYVVYLCQHFSRQGAKVYLQCGDKAHAERIAECLWQVEANDFVAHNLVGEGPKYGTHIEIGHVGVKPSWNRQLVINLADNHTTFANAFTEVVDFVPCEEKAKQLARERYKMYRQAGYQLQTIEIQYP, encoded by the coding sequence ATGTCTACAGCAACGTTCTACATCGTCAAAGAAGATAGCCCGCAAAGCTCTGCACAAGGGTTCAATGATTACGTGGTTTATCTCTGCCAACACTTTTCCCGTCAAGGCGCAAAAGTGTACCTACAATGTGGCGATAAAGCGCATGCTGAAAGAATTGCGGAATGCCTTTGGCAGGTGGAAGCTAATGATTTTGTTGCGCATAATCTAGTGGGAGAAGGTCCGAAATACGGCACTCACATTGAGATTGGTCATGTAGGCGTGAAACCTTCTTGGAACCGCCAACTGGTAATAAATTTGGCCGATAATCATACAACCTTTGCGAACGCCTTCACAGAGGTGGTAGACTTCGTCCCCTGCGAAGAAAAAGCAAAACAATTGGCGCGTGAACGTTACAAAATGTACCGCCAAGCCGGTTATCAGTTGCAGACAATTGAAATCCAGTATCCGTAA
- the pepA gene encoding leucyl aminopeptidase translates to MEFSVKSGSPEKQRSACIVVGVFEPRRLSPVAEQLDKISDGYISSLLRRGDLEGKPGQMLLLHQVPGVLSERVLLVGCGKERELGERQYKEIIQKTISTLNETGSMEAVCFLTELHVKGRDTYWKVRQAVEATKDGLYTFDQFKTIKPETRRPLRKLVFNVPTRRELSLGERAISHGLAVSSGVKACKDLGNMPPNVANPAYLASQARRLADDYQTVTTKIIGEEEMEKLGMSSYLAVGRGSKNESMMSIIEYKGNPDSEAKPIVLVGKGLTFDSGGISLKPGEGMDEMKYDMCGAASVFGTMKALAKLNLPLNVIGVLAGCENMPGSNAYRPGDILTTMSGQTVEVLNTDAEGRLVLCDALTYVERFEPDCVVDVATLTGACVIALGHHISGVVSNHNPLAHELVNASEQASDRAWRLPMADEYHEQLKSPFADMANIGGRPGGAITAGCFLSKFAKKYNWAHLDIAGTAWKSGAAKGSTGRPVSMLVQFLLNRSGQETEE, encoded by the coding sequence ATGGAGTTCAGTGTTAAAAGTGGTAGCCCTGAAAAACAACGCAGTGCATGTATTGTTGTTGGGGTATTCGAACCACGTCGCCTTTCTCCAGTCGCAGAACAGCTCGATAAAATCAGCGACGGCTATATTAGTTCACTACTTCGTCGTGGTGACCTAGAAGGTAAACCAGGTCAGATGCTACTTCTGCATCAAGTACCGGGTGTTCTTTCTGAGCGCGTATTACTAGTTGGTTGCGGTAAAGAGCGCGAACTAGGTGAGCGACAATACAAAGAAATCATCCAAAAAACCATCAGTACTTTGAACGAAACAGGTTCAATGGAAGCGGTGTGCTTTTTGACTGAGTTACACGTAAAAGGTCGTGATACTTACTGGAAAGTTCGTCAAGCTGTTGAAGCAACCAAAGATGGCCTATACACCTTTGATCAGTTCAAAACCATCAAGCCTGAAACTCGCCGTCCACTGCGTAAATTGGTATTTAACGTACCAACTCGTCGTGAATTAAGCCTAGGTGAGCGCGCAATTTCTCACGGTTTGGCTGTTTCATCGGGTGTTAAAGCTTGTAAAGATTTGGGTAACATGCCGCCAAACGTAGCAAACCCAGCTTACTTAGCTTCTCAAGCACGTCGCCTTGCGGATGATTACCAAACCGTAACCACCAAGATTATTGGTGAAGAAGAGATGGAAAAACTGGGTATGAGTTCATACCTAGCGGTTGGTCGTGGTTCGAAAAACGAATCCATGATGTCCATCATTGAGTACAAGGGTAACCCTGACTCAGAAGCAAAACCGATCGTTCTTGTTGGTAAAGGTCTGACTTTCGATTCAGGCGGTATTTCTCTTAAACCAGGCGAAGGCATGGATGAGATGAAGTACGACATGTGTGGTGCAGCTTCTGTATTCGGCACAATGAAAGCATTGGCGAAACTGAACCTACCGCTAAACGTTATCGGTGTTCTGGCGGGCTGTGAAAACATGCCGGGTAGCAACGCTTACCGCCCAGGTGACATCTTAACGACTATGTCGGGTCAAACCGTTGAAGTACTGAACACAGATGCTGAAGGCCGTTTGGTTCTTTGTGATGCACTGACTTATGTTGAGCGCTTCGAACCAGACTGTGTTGTTGATGTAGCAACGCTAACTGGCGCATGTGTTATCGCATTGGGTCACCACATCAGTGGCGTGGTTTCTAACCACAACCCTCTAGCTCATGAACTTGTGAATGCTTCCGAGCAAGCAAGTGACCGTGCATGGCGTCTACCAATGGCTGACGAATACCATGAACAGCTAAAGAGCCCATTTGCGGATATGGCAAACATCGGTGGTCGTCCGGGTGGTGCAATTACCGCGGGTTGTTTCCTGTCTAAATTCGCCAAGAAATATAACTGGGCGCACCTAGATATCGCTGGTACCGCTTGGAAATCTGGCGCAGCGAAAGGTTCAACGGGCCGTCCGGTCTCAATGCTTGTCCAATTCTTGCTAAACCGCAGTGGCCAAGAGACCGAGGAATAA
- the lptF gene encoding LPS export ABC transporter permease LptF — protein MIIVRYLIRETLKSQFAIFFVLFLVFLSQKFIRVLADASDGEIPARMILSIVGLNMPAMGLLMLPLSLYIGILLTFGRLYAESEITVMNATGIGNKFLVRAALYLAVITASVAAFNSMWLSPWSQDREAHLMEKLASENSVDLLQKGQFQRSPDGSSVVFIDNIENRKLSNVFVAQLAPRESILPSVMFSNYGNVKELSDGRQVITMYEGTRYEGVPTRVDYMVTKFDEYEGLIGQREVKDRGRDWEAIPTLELVKNSSRQAQAELQWRISLVVCIPLLTMLVVPLSAVNPRQGRFAKMGPAILIYLTYFLAISATKSAIEDGSIPTIVGMWPINAALLLAAIMANLMDSVAVRRLKDKFKQKKRVA, from the coding sequence GTGATTATTGTTAGATATTTGATCCGCGAGACACTAAAGAGCCAATTTGCGATATTTTTCGTACTTTTTTTAGTGTTTTTAAGCCAAAAGTTTATTCGCGTTTTGGCTGATGCTTCCGACGGTGAAATTCCAGCTCGAATGATTTTATCCATTGTTGGTCTAAACATGCCGGCAATGGGTTTATTAATGCTGCCTTTAAGTCTCTATATCGGGATTTTGCTTACTTTTGGCCGTTTATACGCTGAAAGTGAAATAACAGTCATGAATGCAACGGGTATCGGGAATAAGTTCTTGGTACGCGCTGCCTTGTATCTTGCAGTTATTACTGCAAGTGTGGCTGCTTTTAACTCGATGTGGTTATCTCCTTGGAGTCAAGATAGAGAAGCACATTTGATGGAGAAACTGGCGTCTGAAAATAGTGTTGATTTGTTGCAAAAAGGACAGTTTCAACGTTCACCGGACGGTTCTTCGGTCGTTTTCATCGATAATATTGAAAACCGTAAACTCTCAAATGTGTTTGTAGCACAATTGGCGCCGCGTGAGTCGATTCTTCCAAGTGTGATGTTTTCAAATTATGGAAATGTGAAAGAGTTAAGTGATGGTCGACAAGTGATCACCATGTACGAAGGTACCCGTTACGAAGGTGTGCCAACTCGCGTCGATTATATGGTGACCAAGTTTGATGAATACGAAGGTTTGATTGGGCAACGCGAAGTCAAAGATCGTGGTCGAGACTGGGAAGCGATACCGACTCTTGAACTGGTGAAGAATTCAAGCAGACAAGCACAAGCCGAGCTTCAGTGGCGTATTTCTCTGGTTGTCTGTATTCCATTGCTAACTATGTTGGTTGTTCCTTTATCTGCAGTTAACCCGCGCCAAGGACGTTTTGCCAAGATGGGGCCAGCAATATTAATTTATCTCACTTACTTCTTGGCAATCAGTGCGACCAAATCGGCGATTGAAGATGGCAGCATTCCTACCATTGTTGGTATGTGGCCGATAAATGCAGCTCTGTTATTAGCGGCGATTATGGCCAACCTAATGGACAGCGTTGCAGTGAGAAGATTGAAAGACAAATTCAAACAAAAGAAAAGGGTAGCTTAA